One Bufo gargarizans isolate SCDJY-AF-19 chromosome 3, ASM1485885v1, whole genome shotgun sequence DNA segment encodes these proteins:
- the SESN3 gene encoding sestrin-3 isoform X1 yields the protein MNGTESSDYVICSNCRKVLRKDKKIIISQPSRGPSAYIPEKEFGQTNDVVTLVSRLVEEYSTSGRLDNITRVMSLHPQYLESFLRTQFYMLRMDGPLPYHYRHYIAIMAAARHQCVYLINMHVDEFLNTGGSSEWLNGLEYVPQRLKNLNEINKLLAHRPWLITKDHIQKLVKTGENNWSLAELVHAVVLLAHYHALASFVFGSGINPERDPEPSNRLHLVVKNKFCVCDLANDNNIENTGLMSNSTNVSESSDYESEIEVLMERMKKLQEEREEEEASQEEMATRFEKEKKESLLVVSGAFDDDVVSMSNASRYIEDPGFGYKDFARRGEEHLPTFRAHDYSWEDHGFSLVNRLYSDIGHLLDDKFRMVYNLTYNTMATHEDVDTTMLRRALFNYVHCMFGIRYDDYDYGEVNQLLERSLKVYIKTVTCYPERATRRIYDGYWRQFKHSEKVHVNLLLMEARMQAELLYALRAITRHLT from the exons GATAAGAAAATCATAATATCCCAACCATCAAGAGGACCAAGTGCCTATATCCCCGAGAAAGAG TTTGGACAAACCAACGATGTGGTCACACTGGTCAGCCGGCTGGTGGAAGAATACAGCACGTCCGGCCGCCTGGACAACATCACCCGGGTCATGAGCCTCCACCCGCAGTACCTGGAGTCCTTCCTCCGCACCCAGTTCTATATGCTGCGCATGGACGGCCCGCTGCCTTACCATTACCGGCACTACATCGCCATCATG GCGGCGGCGCGGCACCAGTGCGTGTACTTGATAAACATGCACGTGGACGAGTTCCTGAACACAGGGGGATCCTCGGAGTGGCTGAACGGGCTGGAATATGTGCCGCAAAGGCTAAAAAACCTCAACGAAATCAACAAGCTCCTGGCACACCGACCGTGGTTAATAACAAAAGATCACATACAG AAATTGGTAAAGACAGGAGAGAACAACTGGTCGCTGGCAGAGCTGGTGCACGCCGTGGTACTGCTGGCTCATTACCACGCGTTAGCAAGTTTCGTGTTTGGCAGCGGCATCAATCCAGAGAGAGACCCCGAACCTTCCAAtaggctccacctagtggtgaaaAACAAGTTTTGCGTTTGTGATCTTGCCAATGACAACAATATCGAGAACACGGGCCTGATGAGCAACAGTACCAATGTCAGCGAG AGTTCAGATTATGAAAGTGAGATAGAAGTTTTGATGGAAAGAATGAAGAAACTGCAGGAAGaaagagaggaggaggaagcgtcCCAGGAGGAGATGGCCACCCGTTTTGAGAAGGAAAAGAAGGAAAGCCTTCTAGTTGTCTCCGGAG CTTTTGATGACGACGTGGTCTCCATGTCAAATGCCTCACGGTATATAGAAGATCCTGGATTTGGATATAAAGATTTTGCAAGGCGAGGAGAAGAACATCTGCCCACATTCCGAGCGCAT GACTACTCTTGGGAGGATCACGGTTTCTCGCTGGTGAACAGACTGTACTCAGACATCGGCCATCTACTAGATGACAAGTTTCGAATGGTCTATAAtctcacgtacaacaccatggccACTCATGAGGACGTAGACACCACCATGTTGAGGAGAGCTTTGTTTAATTATGTTCACTGTATGTTTGGAATCAG GTACGATGACTATGATTATGGGGAAGTTAATCAGTTACTTGAGAGAAGCCTTAAGGTTTACATTAAAACTGTGACCTGTTACCCTGAACGAGCCACCAGACGTATATATGATGGCTACTGGCGCCAGTTCAAGCACTCTGAAAAG GTCCACGTCAACCTGCTCCTCATGGAGGCCCGTATGCAGGCAGAACTTCTCTACGCCCTACGTGCTATAACCCGCCACCTGACCTGA
- the SESN3 gene encoding sestrin-3 isoform X2, translating into MNGTESSDYVICSNCRKVLRKFGQTNDVVTLVSRLVEEYSTSGRLDNITRVMSLHPQYLESFLRTQFYMLRMDGPLPYHYRHYIAIMAAARHQCVYLINMHVDEFLNTGGSSEWLNGLEYVPQRLKNLNEINKLLAHRPWLITKDHIQKLVKTGENNWSLAELVHAVVLLAHYHALASFVFGSGINPERDPEPSNRLHLVVKNKFCVCDLANDNNIENTGLMSNSTNVSESSDYESEIEVLMERMKKLQEEREEEEASQEEMATRFEKEKKESLLVVSGAFDDDVVSMSNASRYIEDPGFGYKDFARRGEEHLPTFRAHDYSWEDHGFSLVNRLYSDIGHLLDDKFRMVYNLTYNTMATHEDVDTTMLRRALFNYVHCMFGIRYDDYDYGEVNQLLERSLKVYIKTVTCYPERATRRIYDGYWRQFKHSEKVHVNLLLMEARMQAELLYALRAITRHLT; encoded by the exons TTTGGACAAACCAACGATGTGGTCACACTGGTCAGCCGGCTGGTGGAAGAATACAGCACGTCCGGCCGCCTGGACAACATCACCCGGGTCATGAGCCTCCACCCGCAGTACCTGGAGTCCTTCCTCCGCACCCAGTTCTATATGCTGCGCATGGACGGCCCGCTGCCTTACCATTACCGGCACTACATCGCCATCATG GCGGCGGCGCGGCACCAGTGCGTGTACTTGATAAACATGCACGTGGACGAGTTCCTGAACACAGGGGGATCCTCGGAGTGGCTGAACGGGCTGGAATATGTGCCGCAAAGGCTAAAAAACCTCAACGAAATCAACAAGCTCCTGGCACACCGACCGTGGTTAATAACAAAAGATCACATACAG AAATTGGTAAAGACAGGAGAGAACAACTGGTCGCTGGCAGAGCTGGTGCACGCCGTGGTACTGCTGGCTCATTACCACGCGTTAGCAAGTTTCGTGTTTGGCAGCGGCATCAATCCAGAGAGAGACCCCGAACCTTCCAAtaggctccacctagtggtgaaaAACAAGTTTTGCGTTTGTGATCTTGCCAATGACAACAATATCGAGAACACGGGCCTGATGAGCAACAGTACCAATGTCAGCGAG AGTTCAGATTATGAAAGTGAGATAGAAGTTTTGATGGAAAGAATGAAGAAACTGCAGGAAGaaagagaggaggaggaagcgtcCCAGGAGGAGATGGCCACCCGTTTTGAGAAGGAAAAGAAGGAAAGCCTTCTAGTTGTCTCCGGAG CTTTTGATGACGACGTGGTCTCCATGTCAAATGCCTCACGGTATATAGAAGATCCTGGATTTGGATATAAAGATTTTGCAAGGCGAGGAGAAGAACATCTGCCCACATTCCGAGCGCAT GACTACTCTTGGGAGGATCACGGTTTCTCGCTGGTGAACAGACTGTACTCAGACATCGGCCATCTACTAGATGACAAGTTTCGAATGGTCTATAAtctcacgtacaacaccatggccACTCATGAGGACGTAGACACCACCATGTTGAGGAGAGCTTTGTTTAATTATGTTCACTGTATGTTTGGAATCAG GTACGATGACTATGATTATGGGGAAGTTAATCAGTTACTTGAGAGAAGCCTTAAGGTTTACATTAAAACTGTGACCTGTTACCCTGAACGAGCCACCAGACGTATATATGATGGCTACTGGCGCCAGTTCAAGCACTCTGAAAAG GTCCACGTCAACCTGCTCCTCATGGAGGCCCGTATGCAGGCAGAACTTCTCTACGCCCTACGTGCTATAACCCGCCACCTGACCTGA